GATAGAGAAAGGCTGTGTTGACatgcacttttaaaataaaaaggtcaaGGTTATTCTCCAtgctgaaaaaaacagaagagaagattAGAGACACAATGTTTTGGCTAATTAGACTTCATCAGGCAAAGGTTACACAGCCAAAATGTTGCAATTCTAaaattcttttcaattttttttgacaCAGGTATAATCTTTacctttttcagttgttgctcctaggctttggaatgacttacctctgcacatcaggtcttcatcctcgatcgaggtttttaaatgtcggcttaagacctacttgttttcttctgtctttcattgtgtatgatgggattgtgTTGGATGTTACAAtgggttgttttattaatctgcttttgcatgattgtttgtattgtgtttattttaatgcttttttgtacagcactttggtgcaaCCTCTGTTGTTTCAAATGCGCTTTTATAAAtacataatctaatctaatctttttCTCCTGAATGCCGGAAAAttgtacaaatgacaataaaggTAATGTTTCATAATTTCAGAATTTGATGGGTGTGAGTATAAAGGATACAAAGAAAGATATGAAAAGACTAAGTACACTTTCTAAGGAGAAAATGGAGACTAAAATGATTATGATTGGGAGAACTGACATACACGTTACCATCCTGAACAATAGAGTTTTACAAAACGAACTTAAATCCGTTTGCAATTAACAGTCTTCCAAGATCAAGCTAGGCTGAAAAATCTGAGAacatttaaaatggaagaaactgaaATTCCTTCCAAATCCATTCTTTTTACTTTAACTACTGTTACTTTTTCCACTTCACTAATATTTTTCTTCCTGTGTGATTATAATAATACTTAATCATCTTCACAAtggtgttttccttttcttttaggttatcatttttcttttctgtttctctttttatgtgcagaaaaatatatattttactgttaaTGATTACAGGATAGGgtaacatggtggcgcagtggtagtgttgctgcctcgcaataaggggTTTGCATCCTGCGTCCTCCATGcttattctccctgtgtctgcgttgtTTCCCACCAGGTTgttcggtttcctcccaaagtcctaAAACATATAGATTATGTGAATAGGTGACgttaaattggcccaagtgtgtggttgaggtgtgtgtgtgtgtgtgtgcaggggtGTAGCACAGACCTCTGGGCCCTATACATATGCAATCTCAGTGGGTCCCTTCCTCTCAAAAATAAAATTCCAGGCTTTGAGGATCAACACCCAGTGGGCACTGGGTAATCATTACTCTTTTTTCCCCCACTACgatgcccgtgtgtgtgtgtgtgtgtgtatgtgtcttccctgagatggactggcgccctgtccagggcattattcctgccttacaccccaTACTTGCTGGATGAGCTCTAGCATGAGACCCTAGTCTGGATTAACCAGACTTGAAAATGATTGCAGGATACTGTGTAACGTTTCCAGCTAAAAATTTATTAGAATTAAATTCTCTAGGCATTTTTCTGAAACATAAAGACTAAaggaaacaataaaacattttgacaaaaagAGGACTGACTGTTCTTGTACTTTGAAAAATGgtagaagacattttaaaaaatcagaatggtcaaaaactgtaaacatttacaATTACAAAGCATTTCATCTTGGAAAGTCAGCACGCCTGTTATCATTAGAAGATTGTATTGTTAGCTCTTACCAGACTCACCCAAGCAAGCCGGTAAACAGCACTCAACCACTTCAACTGATAAAAGTGTTCAAAACATTAAACCACAAAGCATAAACAtcattgtaattttgtttttatccttTAAGAATGTGAAACctaatgaataattatatttttaatgccTAATCCTTACTCAACTGTAATCTTTAACCAGATTTAAATATTGAGGCAGACGGCTGTGGCCCCTGCCCGGATGAGAGGGTGATATATCGGAAGGACCGGGGGAATAGATGTGCACAGGACACTGCTTCCCTGGTAGCACTAAAGGGCAGCCCCCCTAGATTtctccagggcttcatgggagttggaaaCCTGTACAgcactgttgggttccatgggggccaccagggtgAGCTGCAGAGCCCTTCATTTGATTTCCACCAAAACCTGGGAGTGATTCGAGATCTGGCTAATGAACCACCAGGAGCACTCCCAGGAATACTAGAAAAAGGAGCCACTTCACTTCACttggggagccggagtcaggaggaagagggatgaagcaAGGTATGCACTTGTGTGTGAACACATAAGTAAACGTCCCTGTAGCCTAATTATGTGTTCATATGAGCAtaaatgtgccctgcaatggacttgcaCCACACCCTTAATTTTGTCCTGCCTTATACACAGGGTGAAGCTCAAAGTTCCTCATGAGATGCCAAATAAAAagcttgaagaaaaagaaaaatctaattaaaattagatacataaataacaaaaaataaatcaatatgcacttgcaaaaattacatataataataacattaatcaAAATGTTACAAGGTCCTTACATATTGTATTGGTTTtaaagtctctaaagatgagtctgatGATAAGGCCAGATGTGGTGTAGTATAACCATACCGGATTTTAGCTTTtagtaaattttgtttaaaaaaaaagtaaaaagcagaaCACTGAGCGTTTAGTCAgcaaaatgtgtgttgtgtgtcttTACAGTCTACCAGAATAGATATCCTGTGAAAGGCTAACACTGTTCAAACTACTGCCACgtaaatatttttatagtcaGACTGTCACGGAATGCCTAATACTATGGAACTAGTAAAAGTATACAAAGTTATATCATCCCACAGTGCTTTCTTACTAATTAAATATAATAGTAATCCAATATTGTTATTATATCTTATGAGATGGATTGTTGCATAGGCCTTATTTTACTAAAAGTTTCAAAACACCATTTTTAAGAACAGTAGATAAGAAATCATGTTTCAGTTCAACTGGACCTCAGATATGGCCACAGAAATATTGTTGGCTTTTTTGCAAATAATCATTGTACCGCAAAGGCTTGCCTGTTTTACACAAggaactttataaaaaataaccagCAGCCGTGGCACAACTATAAGCAGGGCAGGGGGTACAGTTGTATCAGGGGTCAAGGGGCAGGAGAGCCCATGATGACAATATGGTTGTTCATTCAACTAGGCTTTATAAACAACATGTCAGTCGTTAACAAAAACTCAGTCGTATTATTATTCCCATTATCAATAAAGCGTAATTATTATTACTGACCTCCTTTTATATAGCTTATAGCTCATTGATGGGGGTCATTTTGTGTTTGGGTTAAATTTAATGTTACATGAGGGgggtaaagttgttttttttttgtttttattttgcactaGGGCTCATCTAATTCTACTTACATCACTAACCTGGTCGACCTTGTGTTTACAACAGTGGTCAGACCTAATTAAAGAGGGCATCATCAAGTCTTTTCTATTGTTTCTCCAGATGATAGTAGGGGAATGACAGAAGTGGAATCCCTCCTCAGATTATGGCAACAATAAGCAGCGTTTGTGTGTGCTAAGCAAACTTTTACTATACTTCTGGTCAGTGTATGAAATTCTCTTGGCAATCAGGTGGTCTTGTTTGTGCTCTAATGTTGGCTGAATACTTAAATCTTTATCTGCTACTATGGAATCAACAATAAATTATCGAGATATGAGACCGCCATCAGTTAGGACAAGCATATCTAAAGTAGATTAATTACATTCTGCACAGATGTGCAATCTACAAACAAAAGCTACACCACCTTTAACTTCACACCAACATCACTGAGAACAGACACTTTTCAGAAACATATGCAATTAAACACTGCGTTTTCAATGCTAAAATCGCTATATTATAATGTGGACTGAGGTAATTGCGCTCTGTGGACCAATTCACCACACTGCAGCTCTGTTCTGCTGGAAGCATGGAAGATGGCAGCACATCATTTCGAGGGTTAAGAGGTGTTCTCCTGCAACATGAACAGTGCTTGTATCACAGTATCCCcaatctccatcactttctgcTTTCCACCATCACAGCATTCCAAAGGCCAAGACAAACACTAAAAGCTGCCGGTGACACctaattatctttttttcttaGATCCTTCCAAGCTTTATGAAAGCATGTGCTCTTCTTCCATGCTGGATGGGCTGTTGCCATTCAAACATCTAACTCCGTCCTACCTGTGAGGGGCTCCCAATCAGCTGCCTTGTGTTCAGCATGTGACGGATGGCTGCTACAATACTTTTGCGCAAACCCAGTAATGGGCACTGagtgacttccatccatccatccattatccaatccgctatatcctaactacagggtcacaggggtctgctggccaacacagggcgcaaggcaggaaacaaaccccaggcagggtgccagcccatcgtaagacacacacacacacacccacacaccaagcacacattagggacaatttagaatcaccaatgcacctaacctgcatgtttttggactgtgggaggaaaccggagtgcccggagaaaACACACTGAGTGACTTTGAACACTAAAACATGTAttgatcatttattttcaaaaacctccCTATCGTTATGATTTTCAGGCTCCAAAATGGTTCATTTGGGGGCCCCAGACTTGGTACTTCCATGTTTTGCACATTGCTTCTGTCTATAATGAGACTTCACCTAAAAATGCCATAATATTGTGctaattagaaataaaataaacttctGATACATTTTCGGCATATTCAATCATTTTGCCCTTGTTTTGAAATGGTGGAaacacaatgataaaaaaaatatatgaaagtcatAGAAAAACCATAAGAGTGGGCAAGTGCTATCATATTACCTACCACATTCCCCACTGGCAATGTCATtcttgaagttttcttttttttttcgttttattaattttattaagatcaaataacattccatacaaacaaataaagttttacaaaactaggttcgaaacaaatcactCATGAGTAATGTCATTCTTCATCCAAACGATCACTCATGAAATAGAATACATGTTATTAGCAAAAATGGTCCAGCAACAAtatattctatttaaaaaatgttctttcatcACTTAACCAGACTAATGAACTCTTGTTAAAATATGTCCAGCATTTACAACCAAGTCGTTCTTGGTGGAATAAAAACGAACAAAGATAATTGCTGTCTAGAACATACGTGACATGAATATCTAACCAGAAAGGAGTTGCCTTAAGTAAAATCTAGCCGATAGCTATAAGGTCATTAGCAAAAAGGTCAAAAGCAAACACATTCTTCTCcctttttcggctgctcctgttataggttgccacagaggatcatcttcttccatatctttctgtcctctgcatcttgtcctgcatgtcctctctcaccacatccataaaccttctcttaggccttccttttccctggcagctctatccttagcatccttctcccaatatactcagcatctctcctctgcacatgcccaaaccaacgcaatctcgcctctctgactttgtctcccaacgtccaacttgagctgaccctctaatgtactcgtttctaatcctgtccatcctcgtcacacccaatgcacatcttagcatctttaactctgccacctccagctctatctcctgttttttggtcagtgccaccgtctccaacccatataacattaaAGAATCTAATTTACTTATAGCTGCTACCTGGCCCCTATTTCTGAGGAATTCTGatgttctttctctctttcttttttatgttgggtTTTCCTGAGTGCTGAGGTTCTTGCCTTATTCCAAAGACATTCAGATTGAATTTGCCGACTGTATATTTGAGAACGTTCTGAGATGGACTGCTTTGTGTTCAGTGCTAAACAGGAATaatcagattcagaaaatggaggtttgaaaaaaatgtgtgtgtttttccgTGAATTATAATGTAAGAAAGAcggaaaataatattttagagtAGGACAAAAACGGAAAAAAGCAAACGGCCAAGGGCTCTGCTGGTGTAGTATGTATTGGATGACTGCAAAGATAGTAATGAAAATAAGCAATTTAAGGgatattttttatatcatttatttttgcttttgtggaTTATTAAGTACAGTTGTAGGGCCGTTCctggtatataaaaaaaaggaaaaatgataatATTGAGAAATACTAAATACGTAATAATAATTTTGAATATGTGAGTGTCTTGGAAGACATTACAAAAGTGGATCTGACTGGGATGTGTGAACAACTTCATGTGGAGAAAaagtgacattttgaaaaaagaatgtaaaaccATGGAAAGAAAGACTAGAACATATAATGTCATTAGATCACATTTTGCTCTAAATTATTGGCAGGTATTAGATTTATAGTagctcaaaaataaaatgaagatctCATTAGGAAAAGTGAAGCACACTTGGATGAGAAAAGAGCAAACCTGGAGTTATTGTGTTAGACAGAGTAACATAATTTGGACATCAGCGGAAATATAAGGAGTTTTCAAAAATGAGTTTACTTCAATTGATTACATTCATGTCTTTGCCCATCTTGCCTCAGTTGCTTTTCACACTCCTAGCTTTACAGCTTGTGCACACATATTACGATTTCCTTCTCAAGCTGGATTATAGCTTTGTCTTGGAAGTAAGACTTCATATTGTCCACAGAATTACATTTACCTATTGTTCAATCAGAAGATAAATAAGATAACAATTATAGAATTGAGAATTTATTCTAGTGTGATAAATACCTTAGCCTCCATTACACCTGACATTAACACGTGTTTCTGGTGATCTAATCACAGTCAGGTATTATTTGACCACATTAAAAATGAGGAGTCAATGATTATCAACTTGTAATCAGGTTGTGATCACATCACTCACATCAAATTCACATGTAGTCAGAAACAGACTGCAACAATTGTAACACAAGCGTAAGTGCAAAGGTGTTTTCTGTACATGCAGAAGAACAACAGAATCAGAGATGAtttgaattttaataataataaaaaataattctttgcttttatatagcgcttttttcactactcaaagcactcagcaattgcaggttaagggccttgctcaagggcccaacagagcagagtcccttttagaATTTACGCAAATTTTGTATCAGAGGTGCATTTTACTGTCAGGTGGGAATGTAATTCTGGGTAAATTATATCAGGATATAGTCCAGATACAAAACACACGTTAAAGCCAAGTGTAAAGGCATCCATTCATCTTCACGTACGCTTAATATATTAAGGCTCTGGGGCCCAGCATCTCTCCAGGCAGCACTGAGCATAAGGCCTGAACAAAAAGTGGAGAGAGAGTGCCATTCTGTGACAGGGCACATTCCCACATAGTCACGCTCACTCGTATGGTGCCAGTTTAGAGTGGGCTGCTgattttacatgtacagtacatttttgtgAAATGGGAAGAAAATCTGAGTCACAGACAACACCATTACACAACTGTGGGAAAATGTGCAAAGTCAACAAAGATAAGATGTGCTCTGAACTACTGTTCCGCCATACtacttgcattttattaatacatttatttttcaaatagaaCCACATTTATAATAACGTAATTGCAAATCACATTTCATTACTACTCAGCAGTTTTTAACAATGGCATGTATTCTAAATAAGCAGCGTTTAAAGGCCAATTAAAATTCTTCTTGTTGATGAGGAGCAAAAGGATTCTGTTATGTAACACCAGttataaaaattacttttgcctgAATGCTACAAATATAAAGTTGTTGTTATACTCACCAGTATTGCTCTTTGCCACATCTTCTGTAATGTCTAACTGAGTTCCATTCCCAGATTCTCTTGTTAGAATTGGTATTTCGTATATTAGGATGCAGTAGTATTTTCCCACATCACTTCTTTCAGTGTTGGAGATGAGTAAAGTAgctgatgtgtttaaaattttgagaGTAGTCCTGTTTACTACCTCAATCACTGTTGTATTTAAATAAGTCTTTTTGGATATAACATGTGAAATGTTGTTCTTCTTCCATTCTACTTGAATTCTTGGAAGAGTTTGTGAAGTTTCCCAGGAACACATCATTTCCACTGAATCTCCCACTTTAACAGTTATGTGAAGTGGAGTCTGGCTAACCTTGATGGACATAACatattctgaaaacaaagaaagaaatggcTCAAGGTCAAACATGGTAGTTACATCATTATCTAATAACTGCACAGGAAGCTGGCCTTGCTTTCCTGAAAATGGTGCACTAGTACTGCAGAAAGTACATCAGAGCTActtgttatgtatttattttactctgAAACATGTGCTGAATGTGATTTTTTATGCATTCTTAGttataaaaacctttttttgtaGATTACTATAACTATGCTCATGATCAAGCACATTCAAACGCTGAATGAATGGAATACAGTTTTTACAGTGTTTTAATGATATTGTTCAAAGTTTTATCATACAACATTCACACAAAAATTAGCTTTGATGACCACACCTAcagttttaaataatacaaatattatagtaactagttgtgctacccatctaagacgggttgaatTCTAAGTAATGAACCTAGACGTCACGTTAACATTTGTAATGCattcatctattggaatgtacttTACAATAGACTGGCTTATTATTGAGCGGTTGTTCTTGCTGTGCTTGTAATGATACTAGAATAAGTTCattccctgaattggattaaatgggccTGAGAATGTCATGCTGTGTCATGTTTTCTTAAACAGAGTAACATTATCTCTTCTGTAATCTGTTCCTTTCAAGCAATATTACAGTAATGCtgctaattaattaaaacatttgtttcgGAAACATCTTTAGTGTAAGTCTGGCTTACCTAGGACTCTTTATGCTACATACGTACAtgcatttatataaaatgtatttactagctgtgctacgcGTCTAAAATGGTTtgaaacctaaataataaaagtgcACTGTCTatggaaatgtcagtcagtcagtcattatccaacccgctatatgctaactatagggtcacgggggtctgctgaagccaatcccagccaacacagggcacaaggcaagaacatatctcgggcagggcgccagcccactgcaggtcacccacacaccatgcacacactagggacaattttgaaccgccaatgcacctaacctgcatatctttggacggtgggaggaaaccggagcacccggaggaaacccacgcagacatggggagaacatgcaaactccatgcaggaaggacccgggaagcgaacccaggtctccttactgcgaggcagcagcaccaccgtgccacccttatggaaatgtattttgtaatacatgtaataataaaatgagttgaatttgtcattccaacgcgTCACAAACAtaattgtagtaataaaatgcattactacaaatatttgtaatgcgGCCTTTGTtgtaaagacaaatgcaatgcatgtatcacacaggattcgtaaaagcagtgttaatgttttttggaatgataaatgcaatgcatttcattactacaaatgtttttaatttgctaTGTGCTGAAATGACAAAGATACAGCATTtagacggacacacagatacacagacacataaaCAGTTATCATTTTATTAGGTTCCACAAAAACCACTCATCAATAAATTCACCTTCTTTACCAATTTTTGTCTGGTCAGGGTCACTGGCAATCAGGAACAACCAGTGTAACATAGGAATACAGTGCTAAAATATAGCTTTTACTAACCCATAATACCAATTATTATTAGTGTAAATGGGTGAGTGGCTGCTATAGTAAATTCATTCCTTCATTCATCCACCAATTATTAAACCCATTCCATTCAATGTTAGCCTCACAATGATCCAGAACCTGTCCTGGTAGTATCAGACTCAAGACAACGAATCAAACCTGGACGAGGCACACGTCTGTCACAGGGTGCAGTAGGAGATATTTCATACACTCCAATACATAGTAATAATTCATTTCCATATTGTAATTCTGTTTTCaaggtgcaaagcaaaaacatccatccattttccaacccgctgaatccaaatagggtcacgggggtcagccagagccaatcccagccaacacagggcacaaggcaggaaccaatcccaggcagggtgccaacccaccgcaggacacacacaaacacacccagcacacactagggccaatttagaatcgccaatccacctaacctgcatgtctttggattgtgggaggaaaccggagcgcccggaggaaacccacgcagacacgggagaacatgcaaactccacgcagggaggacccgggaagtgaacccgggtctcctaactgcgaggcagcagcgctaccactgcgccaccgtgccgccctgcaaagcaaaaacagtaaaaaaaaaatggtcttaTAATAGTTccaaacatatgaaaaaaagacTGTAAAAATACAGTTTACAGAGTTCACATCTGATCATAACGTTTTTAAAGTTATACATTGGGGGAATTGAGTGGAAGAGTGTAGCATATGGTGTTGCAGAATtttatatttatgcataaatGAAACAATGCCTTTAAAagaacaacatgtatttatatagcatgtttttatacaaatgatgtagctcaaagtgctttacaagattaagaaagaagaaagaaaaatataaaaatatgcttAGGCAATGCTAagcaacaaagaataaagtaaggtctaatggccagggagaacagaaaaaaaaacttcagagggctcgagaaaaaaataaaatctacaggggttccgaggccacaagaccacccagccctaaGGATATTTACACTTCATTTTACATAGCAAAAAAGAATGGAAGGATGTAAGCTACTAATTATAAACATATACATCTTCAGCATGAATTTATTTACAGATGTTGgtgaacttcatttaatttagtcATTACCAAGTCAGTCGTCAACAGCAGCAAACTTAGGCGCAGTGCTAAGCAtcacatttgcaaaattaaatcaaatggatGTTCATACATATATTTTCTCagggtttatttttatatatataatttatacctTTCCTATGAGCTGTGGCAATGagtaaaaatatatttggaaAGGAATTTCCTATATTAGATTTTGacacactaaaataaaatatgcaccttatctttattttcaatctgaaagttatatttttattttctttttcatttgtgtgtcaccattttattacttaaatataGCTGAGACTGAAGACATCATTTGAATGAGTAGTGAGACATTTCCTAAGGCACACGCAAGTCCAACGGACATGAAGAAAGAAACCATGATGGACTTCTACTCTGGACAGTCGAGACATGCATAGAAGAACACAATTTATCAGCTATATAGCACTGATAACAATATAGGATATTAGTCTTAAATTAACCTTGAGTACTGAAGACTTTGTTTTGTAGATCTAATTTCAAATtcataaatttaccatttttgcccatcaatcaaaaactgaaatctcacatttatataagttcagacctcttgatgtggcTCTCCATATTGTGGTCGGGTGCATCCCGTTTTCTTTAATTCGCTTTGAGATgggtctagaacttgattggagtccacctttggcaaattgaattgaatggacatcgtttagaaaggcacatactTGTGTATATAAGGTCACATAACTCACACTATATGTCAGGACAAAAAGCAAGCCACGAAGTCCTaggaattctctgtagacctctaTGAGAAGAGTATGGTGAGATATAGATCAAAGTAAGAGTATAAAACCtgttctaaagctttgagtgtttccaagagcacagcaagaagttcacaatgcaatcccagcaatcaacaacacaaatggaaacaaaatcattggccataaaaatataatgcacacatttagagactattataaatccttatattctactgagtttaaagaagacaagacacaatttaatgtgtttttggatacattacagataccacaaatagatactctcagtgcagaggaattggataaacctttggcactaccagaattactagatgctataaagctacttcagagtgggaaagcagcaagccctgatggctaccctgtcggatttttaagaaattctccgctcagctagctcccctcttattagccacattcacagaagctagaaaCAATAAagttctacctcaaactttttgccaagcattaatcaccatctttccttaacaaaataagaacttattacattttgcatcatacagaccagtttcacttctgaataatgatgttaagatactctccaaagtcctatcTAGAAGGGtggagaaagtgctgcccttcagtaatatcacaagatcaaactggatttattaaaggccgacacttagcttccaatcttcaacacctgtttaatgtaatatattgacccgcaaagtcaaacaccccaaagaaattattatcattggatgcagaaaaagcatttgatatgattgaatggaactaccttttcactacattggagaaatttgggtttggcccgaaacatttgtgcatggctcaaactactgtataccaatccagaagcttcagtttgtattaacaacattaattcagactactttaaactagaacgtggtaccagataAGGATGCCCCTTGTTACCACTGCTTTTCGCAATCGGCATTCGCAAACTGGCagctcactgtcgaaatgcttatcagataaaggggattatcagagaaggacctgaacagaaaatttctctatatgcag
This genomic window from Polypterus senegalus isolate Bchr_013 chromosome 4, ASM1683550v1, whole genome shotgun sequence contains:
- the LOC120527712 gene encoding uncharacterized protein LOC120527712 isoform X3 — encoded protein: MLQLRCLVGSLLIFYLLTEYVMSIKVSQTPLHITVKVGDSVEMMCSWETSQTLPRIQVEWKKNNISHVISKKTYLNTTVIEVVNRTTLKILNTSATLLISNTERSDVGKYYCILIYEIPILTRESGNGTQLDITEDVAKSNTAESSYITTPTAVLLLLLLVLIIVTLVYRRRRKPTSTRPEHDQALDIELEEIESPYEEVRDNSLSSRGSTQWATSMVYESFDYFAVKDKEDAADMHKES
- the LOC120527712 gene encoding uncharacterized protein LOC120527712 isoform X2, which gives rise to MLQLRCLVGSLLIFYLLTGGLQSSSRPISKRIKENGMHPTTIWRATSREYVMSIKVSQTPLHITVKVGDSVEMMCSWETSQTLPRIQVEWKKNNISHVISKKTYLNTTVIEVVNRTTLKILNTSATLLISNTERSDVGKYYCILIYEIPILTRESGNGTQLDITEDVAKSNTESSYITTPTAVLLLLLLVLIIVTLVYRRRRKPTSTRPEHDQALDIELEEIESPYEEVRDNSLSSRGSTQWATSMVYESFDYFAVKDKEDAADMHKES
- the LOC120527712 gene encoding uncharacterized protein LOC120527712 isoform X4, whose protein sequence is MSIKVSQTPLHITVKVGDSVEMMCSWETSQTLPRIQVEWKKNNISHVISKKTYLNTTVIEVVNRTTLKILNTSATLLISNTERSDVGKYYCILIYEIPILTRESGNGTQLDITEDVAKSNTAESSYITTPTAVLLLLLLVLIIVTLVYRRRRKPTSTRPEHDQALDIELEEIESPYEEVRDNSLSSRGSTQWATSMVYESFDYFAVKDKEDAADMHKES
- the LOC120527712 gene encoding uncharacterized protein LOC120527712 isoform X1; translation: MLQLRCLVGSLLIFYLLTGGLQSSSRPISKRIKENGMHPTTIWRATSREYVMSIKVSQTPLHITVKVGDSVEMMCSWETSQTLPRIQVEWKKNNISHVISKKTYLNTTVIEVVNRTTLKILNTSATLLISNTERSDVGKYYCILIYEIPILTRESGNGTQLDITEDVAKSNTAESSYITTPTAVLLLLLLVLIIVTLVYRRRRKPTSTRPEHDQALDIELEEIESPYEEVRDNSLSSRGSTQWATSMVYESFDYFAVKDKEDAADMHKES